Proteins found in one Wenzhouxiangella sp. XN201 genomic segment:
- the lpdA gene encoding dihydrolipoyl dehydrogenase, with protein MSKKQEIKVPDIGDFDKVPIIEVLVSEGDELEKEQSLVTLESDKATMEVPSPAAGKLVELKVSEGDEVGEGDVIGVVEVESEDGNGESDEGGSGEEEEKGSGFSGQGSGEPSDDSEKAEASESSDGADEARPETRNLKPETDRDPTDHDYDFDLAVLGSGPAGYTAAFRAADLGLKVALIERYDSIGGVCLNVGCIPSKALLHVGQVIDAAEHLGEHGVKFGQPELDIDKLREFKNDVVGKLTGGLAGMAKKRKVEVIQGMGQFSGEHELAVEHEGKDRTISFNQCIIAAGSRVIEIPNVPWDDDRVIDSTGALELADVPERLLVIGGGIIGLEMACVYRALGSDVTVVEMMKQLMPGADADLVKPLHQHLKKQGVTFHLETKVEKVEAGDKALTAQFDGKDAPDSADFDRVLVCVGRRPNGDQLNAEAAGVEVDDKGFIAVDGQMRTNVDHIYAIGDIVGQPMLAHKGSYEGKVAAEVAAGEKRAADARVIPSVAYTDPEVAWVGLTEAQAKDKGIDYGVGKFPWAASGRALGMDRSEGFTKLIFDTENGRLIGAGVVGLHAGDLIAELTLAIEMGCDVADIGLTIHPHPTLSESVMMAAEAYEGTITDLYMPKK; from the coding sequence ATGAGCAAGAAGCAGGAAATCAAGGTCCCCGACATCGGCGATTTCGACAAGGTGCCGATCATCGAGGTGTTGGTATCGGAAGGCGACGAGCTCGAGAAGGAGCAGTCGCTGGTCACGCTCGAATCGGACAAGGCGACCATGGAAGTGCCTTCGCCGGCAGCCGGCAAGCTGGTCGAGCTGAAGGTCTCCGAGGGGGACGAGGTCGGAGAAGGTGATGTTATCGGCGTGGTCGAGGTGGAATCCGAGGACGGAAACGGCGAGTCTGATGAAGGCGGCTCCGGGGAGGAGGAAGAAAAGGGTTCAGGTTTCAGCGGTCAGGGTTCAGGAGAGCCTTCGGACGACTCGGAGAAGGCTGAAGCATCTGAGTCCTCCGATGGAGCTGACGAAGCCCGCCCTGAAACCCGAAACCTGAAACCTGAAACCGATCGTGATCCCACGGATCACGATTACGACTTCGACCTTGCCGTACTAGGGTCCGGCCCGGCCGGTTATACGGCCGCCTTTCGTGCGGCCGATCTGGGTTTGAAGGTCGCCCTGATCGAGCGTTACGACTCGATTGGCGGCGTGTGCCTCAATGTCGGCTGCATTCCCTCCAAGGCCTTGCTGCACGTTGGCCAGGTCATCGACGCGGCCGAGCACCTGGGCGAACACGGGGTGAAATTCGGCCAGCCGGAGCTCGATATCGACAAGCTGCGCGAGTTCAAGAACGACGTGGTCGGTAAGCTCACCGGCGGCCTGGCCGGTATGGCAAAGAAGCGCAAGGTCGAAGTGATCCAGGGTATGGGTCAGTTCAGCGGCGAACACGAGTTGGCCGTCGAACATGAAGGCAAGGATCGGACCATCAGCTTCAATCAGTGCATCATCGCTGCCGGCTCGCGCGTGATCGAGATTCCCAATGTGCCCTGGGACGATGATCGGGTGATCGACTCGACCGGTGCACTGGAACTGGCCGACGTGCCCGAGCGCCTGCTGGTCATCGGCGGCGGCATCATCGGCCTGGAAATGGCCTGTGTCTACCGCGCGCTCGGTTCGGACGTCACCGTGGTCGAAATGATGAAGCAACTCATGCCCGGCGCGGATGCCGACCTGGTCAAGCCGCTCCATCAGCACCTGAAAAAGCAGGGCGTGACATTCCACCTGGAAACGAAGGTGGAAAAGGTCGAGGCCGGCGACAAGGCGCTGACCGCGCAGTTCGACGGCAAGGATGCACCGGATTCGGCCGATTTCGATCGCGTGCTGGTCTGCGTCGGGCGGCGGCCCAACGGCGATCAGCTCAATGCCGAGGCCGCCGGGGTGGAGGTCGATGACAAGGGCTTCATCGCCGTCGACGGGCAGATGCGCACCAATGTCGACCACATCTATGCCATCGGCGACATCGTCGGCCAGCCGATGCTGGCACACAAGGGCTCCTACGAAGGCAAGGTGGCCGCGGAAGTAGCCGCTGGCGAGAAGCGCGCGGCCGATGCACGTGTGATCCCCTCGGTGGCCTACACCGATCCGGAAGTTGCCTGGGTCGGCTTGACCGAAGCGCAGGCGAAAGACAAAGGCATCGACTACGGTGTCGGCAAGTTCCCCTGGGCCGCCTCGGGTCGGGCGCTGGGTATGGACCGAAGCGAAGGCTTCACCAAGTTGATCTTCGATACCGAAAACGGCCGCCTGATCGGCGCCGGCGTGGTCGGTTTGCATGCCGGCGACCTGATTGCCGAACTCACCCTGGCCATCGAGATGGGCTGCGACGTTGCCGATATCGGCCTGACCATCCACCCGCATCCGACCCTGTCGGAGTCGGTAATGATGGCCGCCGAGGCTTACGAGGGCACGATTACCGACCTCTACATGCCGAAGAAATAG
- a CDS encoding divalent metal cation transporter, with protein MFFTFASKRHARLLAALGPGLLMAGAAVGVSHLVQSTRAGADYGTSLLALVILACILKFPFLEFGPRYAAATGESLIRGYRRLGRWALALFALITLGTMFIVEAGVTVVAAGLAGVVFGLEASITQLSAGVLISCLLVLAIGRYRGLDLLMKIIMTVLAISTLLAVLLALGSGPEWRALDPLANIDRVWTAGGIAFTLALLGWMPIPLDVAAWHSLWTLERAEQTGQRPSVRHAVFDFHLGYVGATVLAILFLLLGALLLHGSGEPLPASAVAFSGRLVDLYALTLGEWSRPVIAVAALTTMFSTTLAVTDGFPRVLRALIEVTGKVEASEDAVADAGRHRTRYVGALLLVTIGALVVIHFFGHRFTALIDFATTVSFLAAPILAWINLKLLTSEHTPVEYRPRGLLLGLAWTGFVFLVVFCLIWLGWRLL; from the coding sequence ATGTTCTTTACTTTTGCAAGCAAACGCCATGCGCGGCTGCTCGCAGCGCTCGGGCCGGGCCTGTTGATGGCCGGCGCCGCTGTCGGCGTTTCTCATCTGGTGCAGTCGACTCGCGCTGGTGCCGACTACGGTACCAGCTTGCTGGCGCTGGTCATACTCGCTTGTATTCTCAAGTTCCCATTCCTGGAATTCGGCCCACGCTACGCGGCCGCCACCGGCGAGAGCCTGATCCGGGGCTACCGTCGGCTCGGTCGATGGGCCCTGGCGTTGTTTGCACTGATCACGCTCGGCACCATGTTCATCGTCGAAGCCGGTGTCACGGTGGTCGCGGCCGGACTGGCCGGAGTGGTGTTCGGGCTGGAGGCATCGATCACCCAGCTTTCCGCCGGCGTACTGATCAGTTGCCTGCTGGTGCTGGCCATTGGTCGCTATCGCGGGCTCGACTTGCTCATGAAGATCATCATGACCGTGCTGGCGATCTCGACGCTGCTGGCCGTGTTGCTCGCGCTCGGCTCGGGCCCTGAATGGCGGGCACTCGACCCGCTGGCCAATATCGACCGCGTCTGGACGGCGGGTGGCATCGCCTTCACCCTGGCCCTGCTCGGCTGGATGCCCATACCGCTGGACGTGGCGGCCTGGCATTCGCTGTGGACCCTCGAGCGGGCGGAGCAGACCGGCCAGCGTCCCAGCGTTCGCCATGCCGTATTCGACTTTCATCTTGGCTACGTCGGTGCCACCGTCCTGGCGATCCTGTTCCTGCTGCTCGGCGCCCTTCTGCTGCACGGCAGCGGCGAACCCCTGCCCGCCTCGGCCGTGGCCTTTTCCGGGCGCCTGGTCGATCTCTATGCTCTCACCCTGGGAGAATGGTCGCGGCCGGTTATCGCCGTGGCCGCACTGACCACCATGTTTTCCACCACGCTGGCGGTGACCGATGGCTTCCCACGGGTTTTGCGCGCCCTGATCGAAGTCACGGGAAAGGTCGAAGCGTCGGAAGACGCGGTGGCCGATGCAGGCCGGCACCGCACCCGCTACGTCGGCGCACTGCTGCTGGTGACGATCGGTGCGCTGGTGGTCATCCACTTCTTCGGCCACCGCTTCACCGCGCTGATCGACTTCGCCACCACGGTCTCGTTCCTGGCCGCGCCGATCCTGGCCTGGATCAACCTGAAGCTGTTGACCAGCGAGCACACGCCGGTCGAATACCGGCCCCGCGGACTGCTCCTTGGACTGGCCTGGACCGGCTTCGTATTTCTCGTCGTCTTTTGCCTGATCTGGCTCGGCTGGCGGCTGCTATAG
- a CDS encoding Ig-like domain-containing protein — MKSCRYLAPALALLLLAGCGGSSSVDRTVPQEPATNPDGEPVDGVITAVFDPGNGNIPLPNSLLLSGTTDLTLNPPVADPEDFSDPLAALGTLDGFSTVAPWTFSFTASVDPDTVVPGSTVRFYEVQFQQGTAAVTGVNRELVPGQDYVAAVASSDPNGQTVAIVPLRPLQEMTGYMAVVTNGIRDLDGNPATPSQTYFLAKRPDPLVDAEGNSTDPLLDDETAQALEPLRQLINTHLAAAGSQGVARDSVVLSSTATTQSITPVLNTVRSLIGPTSSQIAQACLAPGSCLTTADVLPPGASPGIADLYMGVVELPYFLGVPTPQDPTAPLDDFWRAAPGNYVPPFDQFGLDPTSTNITVANPIPVETDRQVVPVLITVPNSMSGQTRPAAGWPVVIFQHGITGNRSQMLALADTMASQGFAVVSIDMPLHGITDQSSPLYIDNTPFAPLANERTFDLDLQDNETSAPGPDGMIDGSGAWFINLQSLLTSRDNLRQAQVDLSTLALNIPEMDIDGDGISDLDGSNINFVGISLGAMAGVPFLAVEPTVGNGVLSVPGGGIANLLSGSETFGPRIRAGLQQAGVEPFSPEYFQFLFAAQTVIDAADPINWGAVAAAQNTVLLQQVAGDAVVPNAVAGAPLSGTEPLIRIMGLDAIVETTQDPMGIRGAVRMIEGDHGSLLSPAASPAATAEMQGQAASMVASGGALVVIGDPSLIQTD; from the coding sequence ATGAAGTCATGCCGATACCTGGCGCCCGCACTCGCACTACTGTTGCTGGCCGGTTGCGGCGGCAGTTCCAGTGTGGACCGCACCGTACCGCAAGAACCCGCCACCAATCCTGATGGGGAGCCCGTTGACGGCGTGATCACCGCCGTGTTCGACCCGGGCAACGGCAATATTCCATTGCCGAACAGCCTGTTGCTGTCCGGCACGACCGACCTGACACTCAACCCACCAGTCGCGGACCCGGAAGACTTCAGTGACCCGCTGGCGGCACTGGGCACGCTGGATGGGTTCAGCACCGTGGCCCCCTGGACCTTCAGCTTCACCGCCTCGGTCGATCCCGATACGGTGGTGCCGGGCAGCACCGTGCGTTTTTACGAAGTTCAGTTCCAGCAGGGGACGGCTGCGGTCACCGGTGTCAATCGTGAGCTGGTTCCGGGGCAGGATTACGTGGCCGCGGTTGCGTCATCCGACCCCAATGGACAGACCGTGGCGATCGTTCCGCTGCGCCCGCTGCAGGAGATGACCGGCTACATGGCGGTTGTGACCAACGGAATCCGCGACCTCGACGGCAATCCGGCCACGCCTTCGCAGACCTACTTCCTGGCCAAGCGCCCCGACCCCCTGGTCGACGCGGAGGGCAACAGCACCGATCCGCTGCTCGACGACGAGACCGCGCAGGCGCTCGAGCCGCTGCGTCAGCTCATCAATACCCATCTGGCGGCCGCCGGCTCACAGGGCGTGGCCCGCGACAGCGTCGTGCTCTCGTCGACCGCCACCACGCAGTCGATTACGCCCGTTCTCAACACCGTGCGTTCGCTGATCGGGCCGACCTCGAGCCAGATTGCGCAGGCCTGCCTGGCACCAGGCAGCTGCCTGACCACGGCCGACGTCCTGCCGCCGGGTGCATCGCCGGGCATTGCCGATCTTTACATGGGTGTGGTTGAACTGCCGTACTTCCTCGGCGTCCCAACGCCCCAGGATCCGACTGCACCTCTGGATGATTTTTGGCGCGCCGCACCGGGCAACTACGTGCCGCCTTTCGACCAGTTCGGCCTGGACCCGACCTCGACCAATATCACGGTCGCCAACCCGATTCCGGTCGAGACCGATCGCCAGGTTGTACCGGTGCTGATTACGGTACCCAACTCGATGTCGGGCCAGACGCGCCCGGCCGCCGGCTGGCCAGTGGTGATCTTCCAGCACGGCATCACCGGCAACCGTTCGCAGATGCTTGCCCTGGCTGACACCATGGCCTCTCAGGGCTTTGCGGTGGTCTCCATCGACATGCCGCTGCACGGCATTACCGATCAGTCCAGTCCGCTCTACATCGACAACACGCCGTTCGCCCCGCTGGCCAATGAGCGCACCTTCGATCTCGATCTGCAGGACAACGAAACGTCTGCTCCGGGACCCGACGGCATGATCGACGGCTCCGGCGCCTGGTTCATCAATCTGCAGAGCCTGCTGACCTCACGCGACAACCTGCGCCAGGCTCAGGTCGACCTGTCGACTCTGGCGCTGAACATCCCCGAGATGGACATCGACGGTGATGGGATCTCCGACCTTGACGGTTCGAACATCAATTTCGTCGGCATCTCGCTCGGTGCGATGGCGGGTGTGCCCTTCCTGGCGGTCGAGCCGACCGTTGGCAACGGGGTCCTGTCGGTGCCGGGCGGCGGCATTGCCAACCTGCTGTCCGGCTCCGAAACTTTCGGGCCGCGCATCCGGGCCGGACTCCAGCAAGCCGGCGTGGAACCCTTCTCACCCGAATACTTCCAGTTTCTTTTCGCTGCGCAGACGGTGATCGATGCCGCCGACCCGATCAACTGGGGCGCGGTGGCAGCCGCTCAGAATACGGTGTTGCTGCAGCAGGTTGCCGGTGATGCAGTCGTTCCAAATGCCGTCGCCGGTGCACCGCTTTCGGGTACCGAGCCACTCATCCGGATCATGGGTCTGGACGCGATCGTCGAGACCACGCAGGATCCGATGGGAATTCGCGGTGCCGTGCGCATGATCGAGGGAGATCACGGCTCGTTGTTGAGCCCGGCGGCATCACCCGCGGCCACGGCCGAAATGCAGGGACAGGCGGCCAGCATGGTTGCATCCGGTGGCGCATTGGTCGTCATCGGCGATCCGTCACTCATCCAGACCGACTGA
- a CDS encoding YCF48-related protein has protein sequence MSLFRSLVLVLFAVPAPLLAQDIEPQPAEQVPLADESLILDITRAGERYVAVGERGHVLISRDGIEWEQAEQVPVQAALTRVDFAGGRLWAVGHDTTIIHSSDLGRTWNLQHFEPAWERPLLDVHFFNSSEGLAVGAYGLIMKTGDGGQSWESMDMVDVMTSEAIDWSDAAAAAYELADTPEDETDPSDEFYDASQDFDRGCYEFIECHLNAILVNDDGRIMLAGERGYGFRSSDRGESWESFRFPYPGSMFGLLPVRDSVLAFGLRGNVQLSSDFGDSWEVLDSGVDSTLLGGALDPDGKPVMVGSGATILTFHPPTGDFRVSEDRLGSDYAAVLFTVDGGMILAGEEGLKHE, from the coding sequence ATGTCTCTTTTCAGATCGTTGGTGCTGGTTCTGTTTGCCGTTCCGGCACCGCTTTTGGCCCAGGATATCGAGCCGCAGCCGGCCGAACAGGTGCCGCTGGCCGATGAGTCGCTGATTCTCGACATTACCCGCGCGGGCGAGCGTTATGTCGCCGTTGGTGAGCGCGGCCATGTGCTGATTTCCCGGGACGGTATCGAATGGGAACAGGCCGAGCAGGTGCCGGTTCAGGCTGCGCTGACGCGCGTCGACTTCGCTGGCGGTCGCTTGTGGGCTGTTGGTCATGACACGACCATCATCCACAGCAGCGACCTCGGGCGGACCTGGAACCTGCAGCATTTCGAACCCGCCTGGGAGCGGCCGCTGCTTGACGTGCATTTCTTCAATTCCAGCGAAGGCCTGGCGGTGGGTGCATACGGTCTGATCATGAAAACCGGCGATGGCGGGCAGAGTTGGGAGTCGATGGACATGGTCGATGTCATGACCTCCGAGGCCATCGACTGGAGTGATGCGGCAGCGGCAGCCTACGAGCTCGCCGACACGCCGGAAGACGAGACGGACCCGAGCGACGAGTTCTACGACGCCTCGCAGGATTTCGATCGCGGCTGTTACGAATTCATCGAGTGTCACCTCAATGCCATTCTGGTGAACGACGACGGACGTATCATGCTGGCCGGCGAGCGTGGCTACGGCTTTCGTAGCAGCGACCGCGGCGAAAGCTGGGAGAGTTTCCGTTTTCCGTACCCGGGATCGATGTTCGGGTTGCTGCCGGTACGGGACAGCGTACTGGCCTTCGGGCTGCGAGGAAACGTTCAGCTCAGCAGCGACTTTGGTGATAGCTGGGAGGTGCTGGATAGCGGAGTCGATTCAACCCTGCTCGGTGGCGCGCTCGATCCGGATGGCAAACCCGTCATGGTGGGCTCGGGCGCAACGATTCTGACTTTTCACCCGCCGACAGGTGACTTTCGCGTCAGCGAGGATCGCCTTGGCAGCGACTATGCAGCCGTCCTGTTCACTGTGGACGGCGGCATGATTCTGGCCGGAGAAGAAGGGCTCAAGCATGAGTGA
- a CDS encoding DUF1329 domain-containing protein, translated as MTDKDITYRLKIFAAVLALAVLVGCGTSPVADEEAAADEEASMSDSFESERAEAEAERQAAEEEAARREAEAEREAAERAAAEEAARREAEAEREAAEEAAARRAAEEEAARQAAEEEAARREAEAEREAAGQAAAEEAARQEAEAQAAAEEAERQAAEEEAARQEAEREAAEQAAAEEAERRAAEEQAAAEQAEAEQASDSADESAAFVNLEDAPDIIPRTPENIERLGQDLTPMGSIRAGNEDGTIPAWDGGLTREDWPAGYQPGDRHPDPYPDDEPLFTITGDNYQEYADRLSAGQIAVFERYPETYYMKVYPTRRSASFPERIYQKTRENAETGRLVANGEGVADVAEGFPFALPQNAYELIWNHKLKYKGIGGARYNNQVVPTSSGNFQLIRLREELLGLYYKEGMTLEETNNILLYFFQEVESPARLAGNILLVHETLNQIEQPRQAWIYNPGQRRVRRAPNVAYDNPGTASDGLRTNDMTDMFNGAMDRYDWEIVGKKEMYIPYNSYDVHSGDLTADDIVRPGHLNPEYMRYELHRVWIVEANLKEGTRHIHPRRTFYLDEDSYQIALTDHYDQRGNLWRVSEAHTINYYELPTYWSSMLSHMDLQSGRYVATGLDNQDPVPSFNVELSPSNYTPQALRTRGRR; from the coding sequence ATGACAGACAAAGACATCACCTACCGATTGAAGATCTTCGCCGCAGTACTGGCTCTTGCCGTACTGGTCGGCTGCGGTACCTCACCGGTTGCCGACGAGGAAGCGGCAGCCGACGAAGAGGCCTCCATGTCGGACAGCTTCGAGTCCGAGCGGGCCGAGGCAGAAGCCGAGCGCCAGGCGGCCGAGGAAGAGGCGGCCCGGCGGGAAGCCGAAGCTGAACGTGAGGCGGCTGAGCGGGCGGCTGCTGAGGAAGCGGCCCGGCGGGAAGCCGAAGCTGAACGTGAGGCGGCCGAGGAAGCGGCAGCCCGTCGGGCGGCGGAGGAAGAGGCTGCGCGCCAGGCGGCCGAGGAAGAAGCGGCCCGGCGAGAAGCCGAAGCCGAACGTGAAGCTGCCGGACAGGCGGCTGCGGAGGAAGCGGCCCGGCAAGAAGCCGAAGCGCAAGCCGCTGCGGAAGAAGCCGAGCGCCAGGCGGCCGAAGAGGAAGCGGCGCGGCAGGAAGCTGAACGTGAAGCCGCCGAGCAGGCGGCGGCCGAGGAAGCTGAGCGTCGGGCAGCCGAAGAACAGGCTGCTGCAGAACAAGCCGAGGCCGAGCAGGCATCGGACTCAGCGGACGAATCGGCTGCATTCGTCAACCTGGAGGACGCGCCCGATATCATTCCGCGCACGCCTGAGAACATCGAACGCCTGGGCCAGGACCTGACCCCGATGGGATCGATTCGCGCCGGCAACGAAGACGGCACGATCCCGGCCTGGGATGGCGGACTTACACGTGAGGATTGGCCGGCCGGCTATCAGCCCGGCGATCGTCATCCCGATCCTTACCCGGATGACGAGCCACTGTTCACCATCACCGGCGACAACTATCAGGAATACGCCGACCGACTGTCGGCCGGACAGATCGCCGTGTTCGAGCGCTATCCGGAAACCTACTACATGAAGGTCTACCCGACGCGCCGCAGCGCATCGTTCCCGGAGCGCATCTACCAGAAGACGCGTGAGAACGCCGAAACCGGGCGCCTGGTGGCCAATGGCGAAGGTGTTGCCGACGTCGCCGAAGGTTTCCCCTTCGCGCTGCCACAGAATGCCTACGAGCTGATCTGGAACCACAAGCTCAAGTACAAGGGAATCGGCGGTGCGCGCTACAACAACCAGGTGGTGCCGACTTCAAGCGGCAACTTCCAGCTCATTCGCCTGCGCGAGGAACTGCTCGGCCTTTATTACAAGGAAGGCATGACGCTTGAGGAAACCAACAACATCCTGCTCTATTTCTTCCAGGAAGTGGAGTCGCCGGCGCGCCTGGCCGGCAACATCCTGCTGGTCCACGAAACCCTCAACCAGATCGAGCAGCCGCGCCAGGCCTGGATCTACAACCCGGGTCAGCGGCGCGTGCGGCGCGCACCCAACGTGGCCTACGACAATCCGGGCACGGCTTCCGACGGCCTGCGTACCAATGACATGACCGACATGTTCAACGGTGCGATGGATCGCTACGACTGGGAAATCGTCGGCAAGAAGGAAATGTACATTCCGTACAATTCCTACGACGTTCACAGCGGTGACTTGACGGCCGATGACATCGTGCGTCCGGGCCATCTCAATCCCGAATACATGCGTTACGAGCTGCATCGTGTCTGGATCGTCGAGGCGAACCTGAAGGAAGGTACACGCCATATCCATCCGCGGCGCACCTTCTACCTCGACGAGGACAGCTACCAGATCGCGCTGACCGACCACTACGATCAGCGCGGCAACCTGTGGCGCGTGTCCGAGGCACACACCATCAACTATTACGAACTGCCCACCTACTGGTCGAGCATGCTGTCGCATATGGACCTGCAGTCGGGCCGCTACGTGGCAACGGGTCTGGACAACCAGGATCCGGTGCCGAGCTTCAACGTCGAGCTCAGCCCGAGCAATTACACGCCGCAGGCGCTGCGGACGCGGGGCCGGCGCTAA
- a CDS encoding DUF1302 domain-containing protein, translating into MKRQALYARRRGLGLRPGILAGAIGLALAAQHAQAIDFSTDEVEIRLDSTISYGVGMRVSDRDDDLIAKSQFDPLVSQRSLEQQIATPGRFSANSDDGNLNFDQWDPIFNQARITSELAINFDNFGAFVRGNYFYDVTLSDMDELPDGAKDQAAERARLLDAYIYGDFDVGERMLSLRLGRQVVSWGESTFLAGGINTINPVDVTALRTAGAELRDAFLPQNMLWANIDLTPKLSVEAVVLGEWGEVEAEPSGTFFATNDFATAGGRYAMLNFGMVPQPVNNPDLYETVCRNGNFHVSDRDLPLPLIAAGCGASFPRAADNKPDDDGQYGVAFRYYAPALNETEFGFYYLRYHSRLPVLSGRAVSTTAPSSGAVIVEYPEDIDLWGVSFNTTVGGWSLGGEVSYRENLPLQIDDVELLYAGLSPLNTFIPEPYNRFISQLGDYAPGEYVRGYERREVSQAQFTLTKLFGPGNPLRADQVAVVGEFGVTHVWDLPPESELRFEGPGTDTFGGPSRQTGGNSRSPITTTSGYATDTSWGYRLLIAPTYNNVFGTPWNATPRIAFNHDVDGVTPGPGGNFIEGRKQVTLGVTFSYLSRWQAGISYTNFFGAGTNNLLGDRDFVAASLSYSF; encoded by the coding sequence ATGAAACGCCAAGCACTTTACGCACGTCGGCGCGGTCTCGGCCTCCGGCCCGGCATTCTGGCCGGCGCCATCGGTCTTGCCCTGGCGGCCCAGCATGCCCAGGCCATCGACTTCAGTACCGATGAAGTCGAGATCCGACTCGATTCCACCATCAGTTACGGCGTCGGGATGCGCGTCTCCGATCGCGACGACGACCTCATCGCCAAGTCACAGTTCGATCCCCTGGTCTCGCAGCGCTCGCTAGAGCAGCAGATCGCCACGCCGGGCCGTTTTTCGGCCAACTCGGATGATGGCAATCTCAACTTCGATCAGTGGGACCCGATCTTCAACCAGGCCCGCATCACGTCTGAACTGGCGATCAACTTCGACAACTTCGGGGCGTTCGTCCGCGGCAACTATTTCTACGACGTCACCCTCAGTGACATGGATGAGTTGCCCGATGGTGCCAAGGATCAGGCCGCCGAGCGGGCCCGATTGCTCGACGCTTACATCTATGGCGACTTTGACGTGGGCGAGAGGATGCTGTCGCTGCGCCTGGGTCGCCAGGTCGTCAGCTGGGGTGAGAGCACCTTCCTGGCCGGCGGCATCAACACGATCAATCCGGTCGACGTCACCGCCTTGCGGACGGCGGGTGCCGAACTCAGGGATGCCTTCCTGCCGCAGAACATGCTCTGGGCCAACATCGACTTGACGCCCAAACTGTCGGTCGAAGCGGTCGTGCTGGGCGAATGGGGCGAAGTCGAGGCGGAGCCCTCGGGTACATTCTTCGCCACCAACGATTTCGCGACCGCCGGCGGTCGCTACGCCATGCTCAATTTCGGCATGGTGCCGCAGCCGGTCAACAATCCGGACCTTTACGAAACGGTCTGCCGCAACGGTAACTTCCATGTCAGCGACCGGGATCTGCCCTTGCCGCTCATTGCCGCTGGGTGTGGCGCCTCGTTCCCGAGGGCGGCTGACAACAAGCCGGACGATGATGGCCAGTACGGGGTGGCGTTTCGCTACTACGCGCCGGCGCTGAATGAAACCGAGTTCGGGTTCTACTATCTGCGCTACCACAGCCGACTGCCGGTACTCTCAGGACGGGCAGTGTCTACAACGGCGCCATCTTCGGGGGCGGTGATCGTTGAGTATCCGGAAGACATCGACCTGTGGGGCGTGAGCTTCAACACCACGGTGGGTGGCTGGTCGCTGGGCGGTGAAGTCAGCTATCGAGAGAACTTGCCGCTTCAGATCGACGATGTCGAGCTGCTCTACGCAGGTCTTTCGCCGCTCAATACCTTCATTCCGGAGCCCTACAATCGCTTCATCAGCCAGCTCGGTGATTACGCACCCGGTGAGTATGTTCGAGGCTACGAACGTCGCGAAGTTTCGCAGGCACAGTTCACCCTGACCAAGCTGTTCGGTCCGGGCAATCCCCTGCGCGCCGATCAGGTAGCGGTCGTCGGTGAGTTCGGTGTCACCCACGTCTGGGACCTGCCGCCCGAGAGCGAATTGCGCTTCGAGGGGCCGGGGACGGACACCTTCGGCGGCCCGTCGCGCCAGACCGGTGGCAACTCGCGTAGCCCCATCACCACGACCAGCGGCTACGCGACGGACACCAGCTGGGGTTATCGCCTGCTGATCGCGCCGACTTACAACAATGTGTTCGGCACGCCCTGGAATGCGACCCCCCGCATTGCTTTCAATCATGACGTCGACGGCGTAACACCGGGGCCGGGCGGCAACTTCATCGAAGGTCGTAAGCAGGTAACGCTGGGTGTGACCTTCAGCTATCTGTCGCGCTGGCAGGCGGGTATTTCCTATACCAACTTCTTTGGCGCGGGCACCAACAACCTGCTGGGAGACCGCGATTTCGTTGCGGCGTCCCTGAGCTACTCATTCTGA